The genomic window TCTTTATGAGGAGATCGTCAAAGTCCAGGGCGTTGTTCGCCTTCAGCAGGGTTTGATATTTTTGATAAATTCTGGCGACCGTCTGATTATAATAACCCGAAGCGGTTGAGGTAAAAGTTCCGGAATCAATAAGTTTATTTTTGGCGTTGCTGATGGAACTTACAATCGCGCGGGGTTTCCACTGGGTGGTATCCAGCTGGAACTCGGCCATAATGGCCTTGACACGGTTCAGCTGGTCGGTTGTGTCATAGATGCTGAAGTCCCGTGAATATCCGAGCCGGTCGATGGCGCTTCTCAGAATTCGCGCACACATCTTGTGGAACGTTGAGACCCAAAGCCCCTTGTGTGAAGAAAACTGCTGTATCCGCTCATCCATCTCGTTGGCCGCTTTATTGGTAAACGTAATCGCCAGGATATTGTACGGTTTTACGCCCTGTGACATCAGATAGCCAATGCGGCGGGTAATCACACGGGTTTTTCCGCTGCCAGCCCCTGCCACCACCAGGAGGGGGCCTTCGACGTGGGTAATAGCCTCACGCTGCTTGTCGGTAACGTCATGTAGAAGTGACATAATATCAGATTTATCTTTGCAAATGAGTCAAGTTTTAAAAAGAATTACCGAAACCACAGATTGCGCAGATTTCACAGATAAAAATTTCAATACTCTACAAAGACTTCTTTTTTTCTGTAATCGTTTCTTTGTGGTCTTTGTGATCTTTGTGCAAAACTTCGCGTTCTTTGTGATTGAACTTTTTTGGTCGCGGCTGTGCTGCGTTATAATATTACTGTGTAAAAACGTCTTTTTTTGTAAGTTTTTTCGCAACCCTATTTATCCCTTATCAGAAGGTACCGTTTGTTTGTGGGAGAAGGTTTGCTTCGCTTTGCTCGCAATGACAACGTACCGTATGTCATCAAAGGCATAGCCAGTGTCATTGCGAGGGTCTTGTCCGAAGCAATCTCCCGCTTTCACAACGGGGAATTGGTTGCGGCCTTGCTGCGCTATGAAATTTCATGCGCTGAAATCCGTGCAATCTGCGCAATCTGTAGTTTCAAACGTTTTTATTTCTTTGCAATCAGGCTTGCAATGGCCTTTTTATTGTCCAGAACAAGTTCCCGGTAATAAACAATCTTCAGGTCTTTGAAAAGATTTAAGAGTTCGTTCGGTTGCAACAAATACTCTTTCTTTTTCGGGCCTTCGAATCCGCGTTCCCAATTTTCTATAGTATAGGTCTCATAAATAATCACGCCACCCGGTTTCAGCGCCACCTTCATCTGCGGAACAAGGTCGCGCTGCAGGTAATAGAAGCATGCAATCACATCGTACGTATCTTTGGGCAATGGGTACGTCTCCAGGTCCGCAACAAAGGCGTGGATCGCAACATGGTTCTCCCTGGCCAGCTCCCGGGCTTTTTTAACGGCCACTTCGGAAACGTCACAGCCGTCCACCTCAAAACCCTGCTTCGCCAGGAATACGGCATTGCGCCCCTCGCCCATTGCCAGATCCAGCGCCTTCCCCCTGGGCAGGATATCAATCTGTTCCCTGAGAAATTCAACCGGTTCCTTTCCAAAGATATACGCCTCTTTTTCGTATCTTTTGTCCCAAATCATCTTGTCCTGGTCATCCGCATATAATGAGGAGAGAAAGAGGGCAAGCGCCCAAAAAACGATCGCCGGATAAAAAAAGGTTTTATACAATAACATGTTCACGGTTTCATCATTTCCGACACATGGCCTTAGCGCCAATATCCCGTCTGTAATGCGCCCCGGCAAATGACAGCTTACCGATCGCTCCGTAAGCCATATTTTGCGCCTCCGGCAGGTCATTCCCCAGCGCGGTAACTCCTAACACACGGCCACCGTTCGTAGAAATCTTTCCACCCTTCATCGCAGTTCCGGCATGGAAAACCCGGAGATGGTTGGATTCTTTTATGGTTTCGAGACCGGAAATAGGAATCCCCTTTTCGTATGCATCAGGATAGCCTTTCGATGTCATAACAACACAAACAGAGGCGCCGTCATTCCATTCAATTTCCGCGTCTCCGAGCATATTCTTTTCGGCCAGCAAAAGGATCGGGACCAAATCACTCTTCATCCTCATAAGAATGGCCTGTGTTTCAGGGTCGCCAAATCTGGCATTAAACTCAAGCACCTTTGGCCCGGCGCTGGTGATGATGAGACCTGCATAAAGAACGCCCTTATACGGGCGATTCTCCCGCTTCATGGCATGAATGGCCGGCACCAGAATATTCTCCTCGATAAAAAACTGCAATTGCTGGGTGACAAGAGGAACAGGCGAGTACGCGCCCATACCGCCGGTATTCGGCCCCTTGTCGCCGTCGTACACCGCCTTGTGGTCCTGCGCCGATGATAAGGGGAGAATGGTATTCCCATCAGTAACGGCAAGAATGGAGACTTCCTCTCCTGAAAGAAATTCCTCGATGACCACCCGGTCGCCCGCGTGTCCGAAGATCTTTTCTTTCATGATGTCCTCGAGATGCTGGTGGGCTTCCTCGGGTGTCTTGCAAACAAACACCCCTTTCCCCTTTGCCAGGCCGTCGGCCTTAATAACCAGAGGAAATTCGGCGGTTGTTACCTGTTTTTGTGCCTGTTTGATATCCTCAAAGACCTTGAAATCCGCCGTGGGGATACCGTGTTTTCTCATAAGGGTCTTTGCAAAGACCTTACTCCCCTCAATCGCCGATGCCCGCTTGGTAGGCCCGAATATCTGCAGTCGCCCTTCCCGAAACCGGTCGGTGATACCGGCCATTAATGCATCTTCCGGGCCAACAACGGTCAGGTCTATTTTTTGTTTCAGCGCAAAGTTGTAAAGGCCGTCGATATGCACCGGATCGATATCCACGCATTCGGCAATTTCCGCAATCCCCGGATTCCCGGGTGCACAATATATCTTTTTCACCAGGGGAGACTGCGCGATTTTCCATACCAGGGCGTGCTCTCTGCCTCCGCTTCCGATAACCAGTATTTTCATGTGATTTCCCCGTCTATTCTGCCTCCATGGCGCGGTAAAAGTGATTCTTCATATAGTCATTAATTAGGCTTCCTTCGGAGACTTTTTATGATAAGGTTAAACCCACCCCTGAATCCTCTCCCAGGAGGGGACTTTTTTAGTCCCCTCCTGGGAGAGGATTCAGGGGTGGATTAAGGCAGGAACAGAAAGATTGAAATTCCTTACATTAAATTTGTTGTTACGTCATGCCACTCGCGGAAAGAGACTCTCCTTCTCTTACGATGGTCGCGTATCAGATTGGTTATTGTACCAGAAGAAGGCGGAAAAAAGGAAAGGTTTTTTATCCTGGAAAATTTCGTTTTTGATCAGCCGCAGTCGCAAGAGACGCAAAAATGGTGTGGCAGTCATCACAAGACTGGCGGTATGGATGCCTTTGCACCGGATGACTCAAACAGCAATGGAATGATAGAGAGAAATAGATCTCTTTGGAAGTCCGGCAGTTTGGCATCAGGACGAACCCGACGACGCCTTCACCCGATACCCCATGGAGTTACCCCAGTACGGGCATGAATAACTGCCCGCACGCTATCCCTGGCTTGAGCTTGCTATCTTTGAAGAGTCCGGCTCGCAACATGGTTCAGAATAAGAACTTTGATATGAAAAATGCAACCGCCGTCACTTCCCATGTCCATATCGGGAAAGGGGTAACTCATTTTTCTTATTTGCAGGGAAAAATAAAAAGGTGGAAATTTTATGCAATAAATCATAATATCAATACGTTATAAAACAAGAAAAATCGGCAATATTGGAGAGACATCATGTCTAAAACATTTCATGTTATCTATGATGGCAAAGTATTACGTCCTGAAGGACCCGTCGATTTAGAACCAAACACTCACTATGTCGTGACAATCGAGCGTAAAGAATTATCAGAGACGCATGACCTTTGGAATGTGCTTGGAAGCCTTACAGGGAAGGTTGAAGGGCATGAAGACTGGTCACAAGAGCATGACCATTATTTGTACGGTACACCTAAACGGCAAAAGGATAATTGATTGAACCTGGTGCGTCTTTAAGCAGGATTTCAAGCATTGTTGCGTTAAAGAATTTTTTTGCCTCCTACGTTGGGTTTTCATCTGCAGAACTTAACCTCATAACTTCAGCATTGACTGTGTCGCCATCTCGGTATGCTTTATCTCCATATTCGGCAACATGGACTACGCGGCATTCTTATCATCACCTACATTTTAATCTTACAAAGTAAAGGCACGCACATAGTAACTATTCAGCGTAATATCGCCCCCTATCGTTACGAGCTGGCAAAATCAGGCAATTTGCCGCGAAATACCATCCGTAATGCCTGACTTAAATTTACCCCTTGTTTTCGACAAGTCGAGAGATAACTACGGATGAGGCAGAAGATCTTCGCTCCGTCCAGAGAACGAAAACAGCCCGATATCTTCTGCTGAACCTTCGTCATCCTGATATCGTTTTCGGCCAGGTTATTCGTGAAGGGGACGTTTTTATTGTCCATAAATCTGAGCACATCACCCTCATACTCCCGTAATCGTTCCAGGAGATTCCGTGCTTTTGTCCTTTTTACCCGCCCTCTTTTCCCCTTACGGTTCGTTTCATCAGGGGGCGGGCTTTCAGCTTCTGCGTTTTGTAATATCCCCCGGTACCTTTGCCGGTATTTCTCAGACTCGCCGTTTTCCAACAAACCCCCCGCATCCTTTACCGCACGGTTTATCTCTTCGAGCAGGGCTTTCATCTCTTTCGCCCACGGTTGCTTCTTATCCTCTTCCCACACCCCCTCCAATTCCCTCAGGTGGTGTGCATTACAGAGCGCATGTGTACAGCGGGTGTAGGTGTAATACGCCTTCAAATGGTCGTGACAAAGAATCCCCCGAAACTGGGGCAGTATCCCGATACTATCCATCGCTTCCGTCCCACGTCTTTCGTGAGGGAAAAAGTGTGTCCACAAACTATTGGATGCACTATGCAGCCAATACCTGTCTCCGTTCTTGTTGATGCTCGTTTCATCTGCCTGCAATACCTCTGATTTGACAAGTTCTTCCTTGGTTTTCCCCTCGAAGGCTTCCAGAGATTCGTAGGCATCCTTGTTAAAGTTGTAAAGAGAGCCTTCGCTCAGCGGTATCCCCATCTGCTCCTCAAAATACTCCTGGATCCTCTTATAGGGTATCAATTGATACTGTGACATATATACTGCGTGCGCTTTCAAATCCGGCCCATACTGCACTGCCTTTGTCACCCCTTCCGGAAATGACGCTACAAACCTACTTCCCTCCGCATCCTCAACTATCTCTGCCCGATACTCCGTTACCACCCTTGAAATCTTCATATCAAACACCTGACGCGACTCATAACCGATCAACCTGTATTTGCCGCTCGGATACTTCCTCCGGTCTACTTTTATTACTTCCACCTTATCAGGATTGGCTACCTTTTTCAGCGTTACTCCATCATGACCCTCTTGCCCACCTGCCTTCCTCTCTCCTTTCGCCCTGCTCTTTCTCGTGCGATTCGGATCGCTTGCGGGCGGCTTACTACTGTTGCGACTGTTCCGGTTCAGACGTCCTACCAGCAGCGTTATCACTAACACCAACAACTCTATCATTGACCTTATGGCAGGTGACAGACCTTTTTCCTCTGAAAGCAGCTTTTCTACTTTCCGCAGCGTTGCATCTATATCTATATTCTCTATCGTCAATGGATGGCACCGGTATTAATAGCCTGAAATCATCTCCTGCGGCTATTATACCACAGGCTTTTTCACCCATTTTTTTCACCCTCTACCGCCCTACAAAACTCTGTAATTCTCTGGCCGAACATACCCCACACCTCTCCTCCGATGGGCTACAGTGGCATCCTCCACAGCCATTTATTCTACCAACCAATTCTACGGCCCCCTTTTCTCATGTTGACTGTCAACTAAATTCTAAAATATTTTCGCTGAATAGTTACCGCACATATAACATTATCACCGCCCACGACATTATTTTTAGACATGCATAAATAAAATACGAAAAACCAAAACAACGATGTTTGCCAAATATATGCTGAATCGGCATCATACCTTCCAATGAAGCTATCGCTGCATTTTTCATTATGGTTAATAATTTTGTGTTACGTAATCCCTGTGATGGAATTTTATCATTTCCGGGATCCTCTAAAATTATTTGTGTCTTTTTAGATGTTTTTTGGGAAACTGCCATACATACAAAACCAATAAAGCCCCCCAAACACCAAAGCCCGAAAATGTATAATTCAGCGTCTCGTTTTGTAAAGAAATACAAGAATATCAATTTTGGTTTTTCCATCAAGTTACAATTGTTTAAATAAAATCTGATCATTTTCTCACGAACAATTTTTGCATCGTACAGAGCACTAGATTTCTCATAAGCCCTATACAACATTGCCAATGTTTGACGACTTTCATCTGGACGGCCCCCATTGCACAGCATGAGAAGCATCTCGTCTGCGGGAGGAAGTGAATCAAAACTTCCTACTGACCCAGTTAATTCAATTGATGGTTGATGGTTTTTATTTGGATGAGCATTTCCTGCTGCTGCTGCTGCTGCTGTTGTTGTTGTTGTTGTTGTTGTTGTTGTTGTTGTTGTCGCTGTTCCAGGTGATTCACTTTTTAAGGTTCTTCTCCCAATTAGTAAATAAGAATTGAGAAGAAAATCCTTTAAATCAGTGAAAAGAGTGGATATTTGGTGTTTCCTATAGATAGATATATACCGTTCTATAAACTATTTACAGGAGACCAGCAATGTCCCCATTAAGTATATTACCATATTTTCCTTTTCAGCGGGTAAGAATTACGAAGCAAACTGTTTTTCCTGATGCTGAGATATCTCAGCTTACTGCCGTGCCCGATGAACGATTTCGCCCAATATGTCATGCGTGTGGCAGCAAAGCACAGCACATTTACCGTCATGACAAACGATCTTTGCGGGATCTGAATCCTGGTTCAGTTCGCGTATGGATAAATTGTTCGTATCGTAAGATAGCCTGTGAGTCATGCAATCGAATTGTAGTTGAAGACTTGGGTTTTTTTCAACCCTACAGTCGTGTTACGCATCGTTTAGCAGCGTATATTCACGAATTGTGTAAAGTGTTAACCGTAACCGAAGTTGCAAAACATTTTGGAATTAACTGGAAAACCGTAAAAACCATCGACAAGTTTTTTCTGGAACGACAATACGCGCAGACAGATTATCAGAATCTTCGCATACTGGCGGTAGACGAAATCTCTGTTAAGAAGGGACAGCGCTATTTGACCGTTGTTCTGGACTATCTGAGTGGCCGCGTAGTCTGGGTGGGAAAGGAAAGAACAAAAGAAACGCTGGGAACCTTCTTTGCGGGTATGACAGAGGAACGCGTGCCTTGAAGTATGGGATACCTAAGTGGTTGAAAATATCACCTCTGCGAGCCTAAATCCTCGTAGAGAAGTTTGTACCTATGCGTATACAAAGGAGCAATCCGTGTGCGTAGAAGGATAGCGTATTCCCGTGAGGGGTATGACGGAGTTACGAGGTACAGACGACCTTATTATTTCTTTCCTCTATTAAACTCATATATAGAGGAAAGGAAGAATTGTTGTATACTATTAATGTTTATATTTCGACCGCATCCTCAGCGGTCTTTGCGCTCTCTGCGGTGGGCTGAACTGTTAGGATTTTTATGTCGAATCACAATCTTTCCAAACGACCAGAAGAAATCCCGAGGGTAAAAGGTATTGCCTATAACACGAAAAGTAGTATAATTTAACGAAAATCTTTTAGGATATTCCTGAGCATTAAAAATCAGTTCACGATGTTATGATAGCAACCGCCTAAGGCATAAAAATGAGCTACAAAAGAGTAAAAATCGTTCGGGCATTACAAAGAATATGGATTTGAATTTTTAAGAGAAGGGGGCAACCATACTATCTTTACGAATGGAGAAACAACTATTCCGGTGGGGAGACACAGTGAAATATCTCCTAAAACTGCTCACAAAATAGCAAAAGAGATCCATATTCCGTGGATAGAATTTAGGTTAAAAATTAATTAAAGGAGCTCCCATGCGAACATTTACCGTTGAAATAGAAAAGGACGAGAAATTTTATATTGCCCAATGTGTTGAACATTCCAATTGCTTTACCCAAGGCAAGACCATTGAAGAGGCTATCCATAATATAAAAGAGGTCATAGACCTTATCCTTCATATTAAACGTCCAAAATTACACATCATTTTAAAAGACTCATTAGTGAATGCCCTTTAAACTTTATTGCGGTAATGGTCTGGTAAATCTAAAAAGAGGGTAACCATGGACAGAACAATCAGGATCAGATTTTTGCATGGCGTAATTCAATGTACAGGAATTTCGCAACCATTTGGCTTTTCAAAAAATTCTCGTATCCATGCAACATGCTTTCACTCACAATCACTACGCATGAACAAAATAGTGATTCTGTAATCCCGAAGGGATGTCGTGATTGTAGCATAGTGTTATGCAATTATGGTTAACCCCGTAAGGGGTGGCATAGTATCGCTATTTTCCCGATATTTCACCCCTTACGGGGTTGAATATGGTGACACGTTTTTTTTATAATCATGTCATCCCTTCGGGATTTTTCAAAAGGCTAAATGGTTACGGAATTTCAAAGATGCGGTATAGTGCGACGAGGCTCGTCGCTCTACCTTGAGAAGGTCGCCGAGGGCCTGATTTATTACGATTATTGGTAACACTTTAGTTTTTTAAAAAATTCCAATAAAGACGGTGTTTACCATACCGTGCAGGGGCAGGTTTGAAACCTGCCTCTACAAGACAATATTATTCATAGAGAGAATTTTTCAAAAAACTAAAGTGTTACGATTATTGTAATATCGAAGTACTTATAAATATGCGTAGATATGCCAAAGCCCGTCCCTTAGTCCTATGAATTTTGGTGTATCCCTACCGCAAGTCTCATTTGTTTTTCATACTGAATTAACCAACAGGAGGATTCATCATGCCACTCAAAAATTATGGCGTACTGAAGGGGCGGGTGATCGGCAGCCGCCCCGGGACCGGACCGAGTCCGCACTACCAGATCAACGTTGTGGCGGGTGCGACACAGTATCGCATTGCCATAAACGTTAAGTCGCAACTGGCGCCTTCCGAGCTCTTGTACCTGGTGGTAGAAAATTTTCAACACCCTCTCACGGTCGGCTTATCGGAACTGGGTCACGGATTTTCTGAGGTTCAGCGCCGTCCGGGCGGAATTGCGCTGGATTTCATTCGTGGCAATCTGTTTCATCGCACACAGATGCGTCCCCTGCCATATAGCGTGCCGGGACCGGACAATGACCTCAATGAAAAGCTTCATGCGTACGTTCAACGCGCAATTGACGATGAAGATGCAACCATCTACGCCTTCGGTGAACGCTGGGGGCCTGAAAATGATCTGCGCGACCGGTATTTCGGTTTTCTGCCTGGAAACGGCGTGCACGATATTCATATGAACCAGGGGAACTCTGGCCGATTCACCGAGCAGGACGGTGTGTGGCAGGACGGCGGCTTACTCCTCCATTTTCCCGCTATGACTGGGGGCAGCGGAGAGGTGTTATTTCCGGAACAGTGGGTGGCTATCTTCCTTGCCTTTCAGTCGCAAGCGTGGCACACGGACGACGTCACCGGCCATCGGATTACCCCGGGAGGGCCGCCTGAAGAGGAGCCCGACGGACGCATACGGATTGTTGCCGCAATGGTTAATCCCAAAGGAGATGATGCAGGGCGGGAGCGGGTGACGCTCCTCAATACAACTCCGGACGTGATCAATCTTCAGGGGTGGTCGATTGCCGACAAAAATAAGCGCAAGACGATGCTTGCTGCCCTGGAGCTTGGTCCCGGCGCCACCACGCTGGTAACGCTGTCCAGCGAAGGCGCTCAACTATCGAACGATGGTGGTATTATTACCGTACTCGATAAGCAGGGGCTCAAGATTGATGGCGTCTCCTATACCAGGGAGCAGGTAGCGCGGCAGGGTTGGTCAATCGTCTTTCGATAAACGGATGCTGAATAACACGACGAGCCTATTTCGGCGGTAACGTATACCCAAGATGCTCATAAAATGTGAATTTTAAATTGATAATAAGGTGGCATGGACAAACTCTGTTTGTCCGTGTTGAACTACTATAAATCACAAATTGTGAGCCTGTGGAGTATATTTCCTGAGATATGTTGTTGAAACGTAGCAGGGTAATGTACTCCGTTGCATTGCCCTGCACCACATTTTAAAAGAATGCTGTTTACCAATACGTTGCGCCAGACATTTGATAATACCGTTTCGGCTATCCCTCTCCACGGTATTCTGATCCCGCTCAGGACCTGTCTTTGAAATGAATCGATGTTCGCGGGGCGGTGAGGCCAAACACGTATTCCTCTTTCCTCTTTTCCTGCTTCTCAGAAACCAGCGTCCGGTCCTTGGATAAACTGAATAAGTATTGGATAAGTGCGTCCAACTGGCTATCACTAAGCCTATCAAAGGCGGGCATCTTATTCCGGGTACCATAGAATCGAGGATCAGCCGGGTTCCTGAGAAACTCCTTTAACCACGTCTCCGACAGATAGTCCGTCAGGTTTGGCGCCATCTTTTTCATGTCTTTGTTACCCATTGGATGACAGGCGACGCACGTTCCTTTTAAGACAAGCCCTTTTCCCCGCTCCACCCGTTCGATATTTTGATTCACCAAACCCGCTGACTGGCTTAACAGGAATTCCGCCATATCCAGGAGTGATTCATCCGGAAGTTTTATGGGTGGCATCAATCCTGTTTCCTTAAAATATCTTTGATCCCTGGGATTCTTCAATAATTCGGCTACCCATTCTCTTGATCCAAAGTTAGTAAAATCTGGTCCATTATCGCCACCCTCACCCCCTACTTTATGACAACCAATACAGCTTT from Candidatus Brocadia sp. includes these protein-coding regions:
- a CDS encoding IS66 family transposase, translated to MTIENIDIDATLRKVEKLLSEEKGLSPAIRSMIELLVLVITLLVGRLNRNSRNSSKPPASDPNRTRKSRAKGERKAGGQEGHDGVTLKKVANPDKVEVIKVDRRKYPSGKYRLIGYESRQVFDMKISRVVTEYRAEIVEDAEGSRFVASFPEGVTKAVQYGPDLKAHAVYMSQYQLIPYKRIQEYFEEQMGIPLSEGSLYNFNKDAYESLEAFEGKTKEELVKSEVLQADETSINKNGDRYWLHSASNSLWTHFFPHERRGTEAMDSIGILPQFRGILCHDHLKAYYTYTRCTHALCNAHHLRELEGVWEEDKKQPWAKEMKALLEEINRAVKDAGGLLENGESEKYRQRYRGILQNAEAESPPPDETNRKGKRGRVKRTKARNLLERLREYEGDVLRFMDNKNVPFTNNLAENDIRMTKVQQKISGCFRSLDGAKIFCLIRSYLSTCRKQGVNLSQALRMVFRGKLPDFASS
- a CDS encoding transposase; translation: MSPLSILPYFPFQRVRITKQTVFPDAEISQLTAVPDERFRPICHACGSKAQHIYRHDKRSLRDLNPGSVRVWINCSYRKIACESCNRIVVEDLGFFQPYSRVTHRLAAYIHELCKVLTVTEVAKHFGINWKTVKTIDKFFLERQYAQTDYQNLRILAVDEISVKKGQRYLTVVLDYLSGRVVWVGKERTKETLGTFFAGMTEERVP
- the purD gene encoding phosphoribosylamine--glycine ligase — encoded protein: MKILVIGSGGREHALVWKIAQSPLVKKIYCAPGNPGIAEIAECVDIDPVHIDGLYNFALKQKIDLTVVGPEDALMAGITDRFREGRLQIFGPTKRASAIEGSKVFAKTLMRKHGIPTADFKVFEDIKQAQKQVTTAEFPLVIKADGLAKGKGVFVCKTPEEAHQHLEDIMKEKIFGHAGDRVVIEEFLSGEEVSILAVTDGNTILPLSSAQDHKAVYDGDKGPNTGGMGAYSPVPLVTQQLQFFIEENILVPAIHAMKRENRPYKGVLYAGLIITSAGPKVLEFNARFGDPETQAILMRMKSDLVPILLLAEKNMLGDAEIEWNDGASVCVVMTSKGYPDAYEKGIPISGLETIKESNHLRVFHAGTAMKGGKISTNGGRVLGVTALGNDLPEAQNMAYGAIGKLSFAGAHYRRDIGAKAMCRK
- a CDS encoding type II toxin-antitoxin system HicB family antitoxin; its protein translation is MRTFTVEIEKDEKFYIAQCVEHSNCFTQGKTIEEAIHNIKEVIDLILHIKRPKLHIILKDSLVNAL
- a CDS encoding class I SAM-dependent methyltransferase, yielding MLLYKTFFYPAIVFWALALFLSSLYADDQDKMIWDKRYEKEAYIFGKEPVEFLREQIDILPRGKALDLAMGEGRNAVFLAKQGFEVDGCDVSEVAVKKARELARENHVAIHAFVADLETYPLPKDTYDVIACFYYLQRDLVPQMKVALKPGGVIIYETYTIENWERGFEGPKKKEYLLQPNELLNLFKDLKIVYYRELVLDNKKAIASLIAKK
- a CDS encoding DUF2278 family protein, whose product is MPLKNYGVLKGRVIGSRPGTGPSPHYQINVVAGATQYRIAINVKSQLAPSELLYLVVENFQHPLTVGLSELGHGFSEVQRRPGGIALDFIRGNLFHRTQMRPLPYSVPGPDNDLNEKLHAYVQRAIDDEDATIYAFGERWGPENDLRDRYFGFLPGNGVHDIHMNQGNSGRFTEQDGVWQDGGLLLHFPAMTGGSGEVLFPEQWVAIFLAFQSQAWHTDDVTGHRITPGGPPEEEPDGRIRIVAAMVNPKGDDAGRERVTLLNTTPDVINLQGWSIADKNKRKTMLAALELGPGATTLVTLSSEGAQLSNDGGIITVLDKQGLKIDGVSYTREQVARQGWSIVFR
- a CDS encoding antitoxin family protein → MSKTFHVIYDGKVLRPEGPVDLEPNTHYVVTIERKELSETHDLWNVLGSLTGKVEGHEDWSQEHDHYLYGTPKRQKDN